A single region of the Alphaproteobacteria bacterium GM7ARS4 genome encodes:
- the leuC gene encoding 3-isopropylmalate dehydratase large subunit, with translation MAGQTLFHKIWQQHVVEHGRDGVDLLYIDRHLVHEVTSPQAFSGLRESGRVVRRPDATLAVCDHAVPTREGREKHIDDACARRQVEALRANCAQFGITYFGVDDIRQGIVHVIGPEQGFTQPGMTIVCGDSHTSTHGAFGALAFGIGTSEVEHVLATQTLRQRCPQSMKVTLSGHLRPHVTAKDMILAVIGAIGTAGGTGYVIEYGGDAVTSLSLEGRMSMCNMSIEAGARAGLVAVDEKTIDWLKGRPQAPRGQDWHDAVRLWRQMRSDEDSSYDHSVSIDVATLAPQVTWGTSPQDVVDVDGVIPDPKNERDVARRLSMEQALSYMGLKPSMKMTDIPVERVFIGSCTNGRLEDLRAAASIVKGHKVKDGVKAMVVPGSGLVRCLAEEEGIDRIFKEAGFEWRLAGCSMCLAMNDDKLSPHERCLSTSNRNFEGRQGRQGRTHLANPAMAAAAAITGHITDVRDFV, from the coding sequence ATGGCGGGACAGACGTTATTCCACAAGATATGGCAACAGCATGTCGTAGAGCATGGGCGTGATGGCGTTGACTTGCTCTATATTGATAGGCATTTAGTCCATGAGGTTACGAGTCCGCAAGCCTTTTCTGGATTGCGGGAGAGTGGGCGTGTTGTGCGGCGTCCTGATGCCACATTGGCGGTGTGTGACCATGCTGTGCCGACGCGTGAGGGGCGTGAGAAGCATATTGACGATGCGTGTGCGCGCCGACAAGTCGAGGCGCTTCGAGCCAATTGCGCGCAATTTGGTATCACGTATTTTGGTGTCGATGACATTCGTCAGGGCATTGTGCATGTCATAGGGCCTGAGCAAGGCTTCACCCAACCTGGCATGACGATCGTGTGTGGCGATTCGCACACATCGACCCATGGCGCTTTTGGCGCGTTAGCCTTTGGCATTGGCACGTCGGAAGTAGAGCATGTCTTGGCGACTCAGACATTGCGTCAGCGTTGCCCGCAGAGCATGAAGGTGACGCTGTCGGGACATTTGCGTCCTCATGTGACGGCAAAGGATATGATTTTGGCGGTTATTGGCGCGATTGGCACGGCTGGCGGGACGGGGTATGTCATTGAGTATGGGGGTGATGCGGTGACATCGCTGTCGTTGGAGGGGCGTATGAGCATGTGCAATATGTCCATAGAGGCTGGTGCGCGCGCAGGCCTCGTTGCTGTGGACGAGAAGACGATAGATTGGCTGAAGGGGCGTCCGCAAGCGCCTCGTGGGCAGGATTGGCATGATGCTGTGCGCCTATGGCGGCAGATGCGCAGTGATGAGGATTCGTCCTATGACCATTCTGTCTCTATCGATGTGGCGACATTAGCGCCTCAAGTGACATGGGGGACGAGTCCCCAAGATGTCGTTGATGTGGATGGCGTCATTCCCGACCCAAAGAATGAACGTGATGTTGCCCGTCGTCTCTCGATGGAGCAGGCGTTATCGTATATGGGGCTTAAACCGTCGATGAAGATGACGGATATTCCGGTGGAGAGGGTTTTTATCGGTTCATGCACCAATGGTCGCCTCGAGGATTTACGGGCGGCGGCATCCATTGTGAAAGGGCATAAGGTGAAAGATGGCGTGAAGGCGATGGTTGTGCCGGGGTCTGGCCTTGTTCGTTGTTTGGCGGAAGAAGAAGGCATCGACCGCATTTTTAAGGAGGCGGGCTTCGAGTGGCGTCTGGCGGGATGTTCCATGTGTTTAGCGATGAATGACGATAAGTTGTCGCCTCATGAACGTTGCCTGTCCACGTCCAATCGTAATTTTGAAGGCAGGCAGGGACGACAAGGGCGCACTCACCTTGCCAATCCAGCGATGGCGGCGGCGGCGGCGATTACGGGGCATATCACCGATGTGCGGGACTTCGTCTGA
- the leuD gene encoding 3-isopropylmalate dehydratase small subunit has protein sequence MEAFRVIEGVAAPFMRENVDTDMIIPKQFLTTITRTGLGKGLFYDVRYEAQQQGSVFVLDEPRYKDACILVTGANFGCGSSREHAPWALLDAGYRCIIAPSFADIFYNNCFKNGMLPVALAKEDVASVASYVTSTEHPVITVDLPQQRLTLKARGESYPFSVDEGRKHGLLEGLDDIALTMRAGDAIDAFEEKDRQERPWLWSPQQSPKRSVAL, from the coding sequence ATGGAGGCTTTTCGCGTCATCGAGGGAGTCGCCGCCCCCTTTATGCGGGAGAATGTGGATACTGATATGATTATCCCGAAGCAATTTTTGACGACCATCACCCGCACGGGATTGGGGAAGGGATTGTTCTATGATGTGCGCTATGAAGCGCAACAGCAAGGCTCTGTCTTTGTCTTAGATGAGCCACGTTACAAGGATGCGTGTATCTTGGTGACGGGGGCGAATTTTGGGTGCGGTTCGTCCCGTGAGCATGCCCCATGGGCGTTGCTTGATGCTGGCTATCGTTGCATCATTGCTCCTAGCTTTGCCGATATTTTCTATAATAATTGCTTTAAGAATGGCATGCTCCCTGTGGCGTTGGCAAAAGAGGATGTGGCGTCGGTTGCGTCCTATGTGACATCAACGGAACATCCCGTCATCACGGTGGATTTACCGCAACAGCGTCTCACCTTAAAGGCGCGTGGCGAGTCCTACCCTTTCTCTGTGGATGAGGGACGTAAGCATGGGTTATTGGAAGGATTGGACGATATTGCCCTCACCATGCGCGCTGGTGATGCCATCGATGCTTTTGAAGAGAAGGACAGACAGGAAAGACCTTGGCTGTGGTCGCCTCAGCAATCCCCGAAAAGGTCTGTGGCGTTGTAA